One Ahaetulla prasina isolate Xishuangbanna chromosome 1, ASM2864084v1, whole genome shotgun sequence DNA window includes the following coding sequences:
- the PROCA1 gene encoding protein PROCA1, whose protein sequence is MGLGMAAAAAAAAMLLAVAGAGLPPCSLDSRGSDGRLCAETGPEASALRGGGALERTRDAGSAGGRRRAKRGFTYPGTLWCGAGDIAENYEQLGEHQETDKCCREHDHCQHLIYPFTYKYGHRNLRWHTISHCDCDRRLKDCLSAVNNTASRVVGQAFFNIIQVPCFELVYQESCVESYLYVWCKNYSRMAVAVLKDPVMFDHGGERIDAPATRRLQPTSSTTTTSTTLSRKTHFRPLGNSPPPAWKPSQAAERWPTQAGPSPLPPKLRKGKGKGGGRGRKGKGAKQQKKKGPWDKAGAPIAHQDPAGEGAPLKLLAGQELGKGDAQDPHRHPQMGQGDSFNAILSDEPGRGGSEPDAAGLPESTQTVPQKGLPTTGPSGVRRRRRRKRKRRRKLQKEEESLPRHQKHSMAGRDLEEGRREGNVKAEQSPPTQRLG, encoded by the exons ATGGGCTTGGGAATggcagcggcggcagcggcggcggcgatgCTACTGGCGGTGGCCGGAGCCGGATTGCCTCCCTGCTCGCTGGACAGCCGGGGCAGCGACGGGCGGCTCTGCGCGGAGACCGGACCGGAGGCTTCGGCGCTGCGCGGCGGGGGCGCCTTGGAGCGGACGCGGGATGCGGGCTCGGCCGGGGGTCGTCGGCGAGCCAAACGGGGCTTCACTTACCCGGGGACCCTCTGGTGCGGCGCCGGAGACATCGCGGAGAACTACGAGCAGCTGG GAGAGCACCAGGAGACGGACAAATGTTGCCGGGAACACGACCACTGCCAGCACCTCATCTATCCCTTCACCTACAAGTATGGGCACCGGAACCTGCGCTGGCACACCATCAGCCACTGCGATTGCGACAGGAG gctgaaagactgtttgagtgCCGTGAACAACACCGCTTCCCGGGTAGTGGGACAAGCCTTCTTCAACATCATCCAGGTGCCGTGTTTTGAGCTGGTCTACCAGGAATCCTGCGTGGAGTCTTACCTCTATGTTTG GTGCAAGAACTACAGTCGGATGGCCGTGGCCGTCCTGAAGGATCCGGTGATGTTTGACCATGGAGGAGAGCGGATCGACGCCCCAGCCACCCGCCGGCTGCAACCGAcctcttccaccaccaccaccagcaccaccCTGTCCCGCAAGACCCACTTCCGTCCACTGGGGAACTCTCCTCCTCCTGCCTGGAAGCCAAGCCAGGCGGCCGAGAGGTGGCCCACCCAGGCCGGCCCGAGCCCCTTGCCCCCAAAGCTTCGGAAGGGCAAAGGGAAAGGTGGAGGCCGAGGCCGGAAAGGGAAGGGGGCcaagcagcagaagaaaaaaggcCCCTGGGACAAGGCGGGCGCCCCCATCGCCCACCAGGACCCCGCTGGGGAGGGAGCCCCCCTGAAGCTGCTGGCTGGGCAGGAACTGGGGAAGGGGGACGCCCAGGACCCACACAGGCACCCCCAAATGGGACAGGGGGACTCTTTCAATGCCATCTTGAGTGACGAGCCCGGCCGAGGAGGGAGCGAGCCGGATGCTGCTGGGTTGCCTGAGAGCACGCAGACGGTCCCGCAAAAGGGCCTCCCCACCACTGGCCCCTctggggtgaggaggaggaggaggaggaagaggaagaggaggaggaagctgcagaaggaagaggaaagcttGCCAAGGCACCAGAAGCACTCCATGGCCGGCAGAGACttggaagagggaaggagggagggcaaCGTAAAGGCGGAGCaaagcccccccacccaaagGCTGGGCTGA